From a single Metopolophium dirhodum isolate CAU chromosome 6, ASM1992520v1, whole genome shotgun sequence genomic region:
- the LOC132946177 gene encoding venom protease-like: protein MRKEKCFIILTCVFGMATSQSSNECKTPNYENGVCIDIKRCPKLINLLENQRQVPSVLVFLKKSFCGFEGEDFKRTKVCCALENNEEPTVPKAPVAPIAPVAPVTMSNAINNIGTTYNGGAKLPSQSKCGITNVTRSRIIGGTPAELGAWPWMAALGYQGSNRNNRALQWLCGGTLISTTHVLTAAHCVYNVPVKLTTVRLGELDLNPTVDDGARPVDVPVERIVIHAKYQPQELTSDIALLKLRNSVTYNVFIQPICLPITPTMRNVDMSRSLPFVAGWGTTQPNPSEPPSFPPTTTLMEVQVPMSRIAECKQAYSKQKAVIDDRVLCAGYPEGGKDSCRGDSGGPLMMPKGKQYFLMGIVSYGLSICGQPGFPGVYTRVPSYIDWIVEKTNEN, encoded by the exons AATGTAAAACTCCGAATTATGAAAATGGTGTTTGTATCGACATCAAGCGTTGCCCAAAGTTGATAAATCTATTAGAAAATCAAAGACAAGTGCCGTCCGTTTTAGTTTTTCTTAAGAAATCCTTTTGTGGATTTGAAGGAGAAGATTTCAAAAGAACAAAAGTGTGTTGTGCTTTGGAAAATAATGAAGAACCAACAGTACCAAAAGCACCGGTTGCACCAATAGCACCGGTAGCACCAGTAACAATGTCAAACGCAATCAACAATATTGGGACAACGTACAACGGCGGGGCAAAATTACCATCGCAATCTAAGTGCGGAATAACCAACGTCACCCGCAGTCGAATCATCGGGGGGACGCCAGCGGAACTAG gcgCCTGGCCTTGGATGGCAGCCCTCGGCTATCAGGGTTCAAATCGAAACAATCGCGCTCTACAGTGGCTTTGCGGCGGCACATTGATATCAACTACACACGTGCTGACAGCTGCACACTGCGTATACAATGTCCCCGTAAAACT GACTACTGTACGATTAGGTGAGTTGGATTTGAATCCTACGGTCGACGACGGTGCAAGGCCCGTAGATGTTCCGGTTGAACGTATCGTCATACACGCGAAATACCAACCACAAGAACTTACCAGTGACATAGCACTGTTGAAGTTAAGAAATAGTGTTACTTATAACG tatttatacAACCCATTTGTTTGCCGATCACTCCAACTATGAGAAACGTAGATATGTCGAGAAGTTTGCCATTTGTTGCCGGTTGGGGTACTACTCAACCTAACCCCAGTGAACCTCCCA gcTTTCCACCCACCACTACTTTGATGGAAGTTCAAGTTCCAATGTCGAGAATTGCGGAATGTAAACAAGcatattcaaaacaaaaagcTGTAATTGATGACAGAGTTTTATGTGCTGGATATCCAGAGGGAGGAAAAGACTCATGTCGG GGTGATTCGGGAGGTCCATTAATGATGCCAAAAGGAAAACAATACTTTTTGATGGGTATAGTGTCTTACGGATTGTCAATATGTGGCCAACCAGGTTTCCCAGGCGTGTACACTAGGGTACCTTCATACATTGATTGGATTGTTGAGAAAACAAACGAAAACTGA
- the LOC132946745 gene encoding venom protease-like, with protein MTKPVPFVVGRGSTQELVFSSESRNTAMMEVQIPLTDISKCKEAYSGGYNVIDDRVLCAGYQEGGKDSCGGDAGGPLMWPKDDQYYLIGIVSYGFISCGEPNKPGVYTKVTSFIDWIVEKINNN; from the exons ATGACGAAACCTGTGCCATTTGTGGTGGGCCGGGGTTCCACGCAAGAATTGGTTTTTTCca gTGAATCACGGAATACTGCTATGATGGAAGTTCAAATTCCATTAACGGACATTTCGAAATGTAAAGAAGCGTACTCCGGTGGATACAATGTGATTGACGACCGAGTCCTATGCGCTGGATACCAGGAAGGAGGAAAAGACTCTTGTggg GGTGATGCTGGGGGACCTTTAATGTGGCCAAAAGATGACCAGTACTATTTAATAGGAATAGTTTCTTATGGATTTATATCGTGTGGTGAACCAAATAAACCGGGAGTATATACCAAAGTCACCTCATTCATTGACTGGATCGTAgagaaaataaacaataactga